A DNA window from Daucus carota subsp. sativus chromosome 3, DH1 v3.0, whole genome shotgun sequence contains the following coding sequences:
- the LOC108213265 gene encoding kunitz trypsin inhibitor 5, translating to MKKIRLYIPFLLVALSTCSLAAADASPDPVRDMDGDILRPGVDYYILPGVRGMGGGVTLGSTRNESCPLDVVQETFETDNGNLPLSFTMVDPKKGVIRESTDLNVEFNGVTICIQSLVWKLDNYDGEYVVSTRGVKGNPGAETLESWFKIEKYSNNYKFVYCPTVCDFCKPVCGDIGISIKDGFRRLVLSDQPFMVMFLKV from the coding sequence ATGAAGAAAATTAGGCTATACATCCCATTCCTCCTTGTTGCTTTGTCAACTTGCTCTCTCGCTGCAGCGGACGCATCTCCTGATCCTGTTCGGGACATGGACGGTGATATACTCCGACCAGGTGTTGATTACTACATCTTGCCCGGTGTCCGAGGCATGGGAGGCGGTGTGACACTAGGCAGCACCAGGAATGAATCTTGCCCCCTCGACGTCGTCCAAGAAACATTTGAAACAGACAATGGAAACCTTCCCTTGTCATTCACAATGGTTGATCCCAAAAAAGGTGTGATACGTGAGTCAACTGATCTGAACGTCGAGTTCAATGGGGTAACCATTTGCATTCAGTCATTGGTTTGGAAGCTTGATAACTACGATGGAGAGTACGTTGTTAGCACTCGTGGAGTCAAAGGGAACCCGGGAGCTGAAACTCTGGAGAGTTGGTTCAAGATTGAGAAATATTCGAATAACTACAAGTTTGTTTACTGTCCAACTGTGTGTGATTTCTGCAAACCAGTTTGTGGAGATATCGGCATCTCGATCAAGGATGGTTTTAGAAGATTGGTTCTTAGCGATCAACCGTTCATGGTTATGTTCTTAAAGGTTTGA
- the LOC108213540 gene encoding miraculin, producing MKSTIFLASFLVILVTSPLVASAETNKVLDIDGHELRRDTNYFILPVVRGNGGGLKLYSGRTSRCPMDVVQEPNELNRGIPVKFSPVNPKESTIRVSSDLNVKFSGASICAQSTVWKLDGQRFVSTGGVVGNPGGATVSNWFRIEKLPGRNQWYKLVYCPAVCNTCRPVCGDLGIVIEKSGTRRLALNAGKPFQVFFKKA from the coding sequence ATGAAGTCCACAATTTTCTTAGCTTCCTTCCTCGTCATTCTGGTAACCAGCCCTTTGGTCGCATCCGCAGAAACCAATAAAGTCCTCGACATAGACGGCCATGAACTCCGGAGAGACACAAATTACTTTATCTTGCCTGTTGTCCGAGGCAACGGCGGTGGACTCAAATTGTACAGCGGAAGAACTAGCCGATGCCCGATGGACGTTGTCCAGGAGCCCAATGAGCTCAACAGAGGTATTCCAGTAAAATTTTCACCTGTGAACCCTAAGGAATCAACTATACGAGTATCATCAGATTTAAATGTGAAATTCTCTGGTGCATCCATCTGCGCACAATCAACTGTGTGGAAGCTTGATGGTCAGCGCTTCGTCTCGACAGGAGGAGTTGTGGGGAACCCTGGCGGGGCTACGGTAAGTAACTGGTTCAGAATTGAGAAACTTCCCGGTCGAAACCAGTGGTATAAGCTGGTGTACTGTCCCGCGGTGTGCAACACGTGTAGACCCGTTTGCGGGGACCTTGGTATAGTTATTGAAAAAAGTGGAACTAGACGTTTGGCTTTAAACGCCGGAAAGCCTTTCCAGGTTTTCTTTAAAAAGGCTTAA
- the LOC108210478 gene encoding eukaryotic translation initiation factor 3 subunit I-like has translation MRPILMKGHERPLTFLKYNRDGDLLFSCAKDHTPTVWFADNGERLGTYRGHNGAVWSCDVSRDSKRLITASADQTAKLWDVQKGAELFTFKFDSPAKSVDLGVGDKLVVITTDPFMGLPSAIHVKRISSDPSDQSDESVLTIKGPQGRINRAVWGPLNRTIVSAGEDAVVRIWDSETGKMLHESDKETGHKKTITSLAKSSDGSHFLTGSLDKSAKLWDIRSLELIKTYKTERPVNAVTLSPILDHVVLGGGQDASSVTTTDHRAGKFEAKFYHKILEEEIGGVKGHFGPINALAFNPDGKSFSSGGEDGYVRLHHFDQDYFNIRI, from the exons ATGAGGCCGATATTGATGAAAGGCCACGAGAGGCCTCTCACTTTTCTCAAATACAATCGAGACGGCGACCTCTTATTCTCTTGTGCTAAAGATCACACTCCCACTGTTTGGTTCGCTGATAACGGCGAGCGTCTCGGCACTTATCGCGGTCACAACGGCGCCGTTTGGTCTTGCGATGTTTCCA GGGACTCGAAACGGTTGATTACTGCGAGTGCGGACCAGACTGCCAAGCTTTGGGATGTTCAGAAAGGGGCTGAACTTTTCACTTTTAAATTTGATTCTCCCGCAAAGTCCGTGGACTTGGGTGTTGGAGACAAGCTTGTGGTCATCACTACTGATCCGTTTATGGGATTGCCTTCTGCTATCCATGTCAAGCGCATCTCCTCGGACCCTAGTGACC AGAGCGATGAGTCTGTGCTCACAATCAAGGGCCCTCAAGGAAGAATTAATAGAGCTGTTTGGGGACCTTTGAATAGAACTATTGTAAGTGCTGGTGAAGATGCTGTTGTTCGTATTTGGGACTCCGAG ACAGGGAAAATGCTTCATGAGTCTGATAAGGAAACTGGTCATAAAAAGACAATTACATCACTTGCAAAATCATCAGACGGTTCACATTTTCTGACCGGTTCCCTTGATAAATCTGCCAAG CTTTGGGACATCAGATCCTTGGAACTTATCAAGACCTACAAGACTGAACGACCAGTTAATGCAGTCACTCTCTCGCCAATACTTGATCAT GTGGTGCTTGGGGGTGGTCAGGATGCATCATCTGTTACTACAACTGATCATCGTGCTGGAAAGTTTGAAGCCAAATTTTATCACAAG ATCTTGGAAGAAGAAATTGGAGGTGTGAAAGGGCACTTTGGACCAATAAATGCCTTGGCATTTAACCCAGATGGAAAGAG TTTCTCAAGTGGAGGTGAAGATGGTTATGTACGATTGCATCACTTTGATCAAGACTACTTCAACATCAGGATTTGA